One segment of Oscillospiraceae bacterium MB08-C2-2 DNA contains the following:
- the alsK gene encoding allose kinase has translation MKGKKVLGMDIGGTYMRFGLLDEHLNLSDFAVDKTCAVLEGGDPGIQIARRIRQYLDTAMEGCLPAAVTIGFPSTIDRSRRVVCSTPNVKGLNNLPAAELLEKELGVPVYVNRDVNFLLLHDIHDKGLKHAPIVLGFYIGTGLGNAVSINGRLLLGKNGAAAELGHIPVYGLDEMCGCGNTGCMEAIASGMRLEKLRQKFFPDTPIGQIFEHHGDSTILLDFVECLSLPIATEITLFDPDYVVVGGGIPQMAGFPTAYLEQCIHRHTRKPYPSEGLEIRYSSPGQENGVIGAGIYAFKRIENPKYL, from the coding sequence ATGAAAGGCAAAAAAGTGCTGGGAATGGATATCGGTGGAACCTATATGCGGTTTGGTCTGCTTGACGAGCATCTGAATCTTTCTGATTTTGCAGTGGATAAAACCTGTGCTGTTTTAGAAGGGGGCGACCCCGGCATACAGATTGCACGGCGCATCCGGCAGTATCTGGATACAGCTATGGAGGGCTGCCTTCCCGCCGCCGTTACCATTGGGTTCCCCTCCACGATCGACAGAAGCCGCCGTGTGGTGTGCTCCACCCCCAACGTAAAAGGGCTAAACAACCTCCCCGCAGCCGAGCTTTTAGAAAAGGAGCTGGGCGTCCCCGTTTATGTGAACCGGGATGTCAACTTTCTTCTCCTCCATGATATCCATGACAAGGGATTGAAACACGCTCCCATTGTACTGGGGTTTTACATAGGAACAGGCTTGGGCAATGCGGTTTCCATAAACGGCAGGCTGCTGCTGGGGAAAAACGGAGCCGCCGCCGAATTGGGCCACATTCCGGTTTATGGCTTGGATGAAATGTGCGGCTGTGGCAATACAGGCTGTATGGAAGCCATCGCCTCGGGAATGCGGCTGGAAAAGCTGCGGCAGAAGTTCTTTCCCGATACCCCCATCGGCCAAATTTTTGAGCATCATGGAGACAGCACCATTCTGCTGGATTTTGTGGAATGTCTGTCGCTCCCCATTGCCACCGAAATTACCCTTTTTGACCCCGATTATGTTGTGGTGGGTGGCGGAATCCCCCAAATGGCGGGTTTCCCTACAGCATATTTGGAACAGTGCATACACCGGCATACCCGCAAGCCTTATCCCAGTGAGGGGTTGGAGATCCGCTATTCTTCCCCCGGACAGGAGAATGGGGTCATAGGCGCAGGAATCTACGCCTTTAAAAGAATAGAAAATCCCAAGTATTTATAG
- a CDS encoding YegS/Rv2252/BmrU family lipid kinase, with amino-acid sequence MADRKKLFFIFNPKAGKMELAKNLYPVINCFVEAGFDVTVRPTQSPLDAFESAKERAGEFDYLVCSGGDGTFSQVVSGLMHCQKRPVLGYIPAGTTNDFAASLGLPKDIEQAARCIVSGRKTAVDVGRFNDDYFSYVAAFGIFTDVPYDTPQELKNLFGHAAYVMEGIKRLTNMRTYRCVLEQNGQQVERDYLLGIISNSISLGGFQGLSSERVQLNDGEFEALFVAQPQNLNDLNLIVQSFLRKEKLSDCLQFFRTSRVEIELCDEIHWTLDGEYGGSPEHVVIQNMREAVEIMVPDDSTEVFGGLKPAND; translated from the coding sequence ATGGCTGACCGTAAGAAGCTGTTTTTTATTTTTAACCCCAAAGCGGGAAAAATGGAGCTTGCCAAAAACCTGTATCCTGTAATCAACTGCTTTGTTGAGGCTGGGTTTGATGTCACTGTGCGGCCCACCCAAAGCCCTCTGGATGCCTTTGAATCGGCAAAGGAACGGGCAGGGGAGTTCGATTACCTGGTCTGCTCCGGTGGGGATGGCACCTTTAGTCAGGTGGTCAGCGGCTTGATGCATTGTCAAAAGCGTCCGGTGCTGGGGTATATTCCCGCCGGAACCACCAACGATTTTGCAGCCAGCCTCGGCTTGCCTAAGGATATAGAGCAGGCGGCGCGGTGTATTGTTTCAGGGCGCAAGACTGCGGTGGATGTGGGCCGTTTTAATGATGATTACTTTTCCTATGTGGCCGCCTTTGGGATTTTCACCGATGTGCCCTACGATACCCCCCAAGAGCTGAAAAACCTGTTTGGCCATGCCGCTTATGTGATGGAAGGAATCAAGCGCCTGACCAATATGCGCACCTACCGCTGTGTTTTGGAGCAAAACGGCCAGCAGGTGGAGCGGGATTACCTTTTGGGCATCATCAGCAACAGTATTTCTTTAGGTGGCTTTCAGGGATTAAGCTCGGAGCGGGTTCAGCTTAACGATGGCGAATTCGAAGCGCTTTTTGTTGCACAGCCTCAGAATCTAAACGATCTGAACCTGATTGTTCAATCCTTTCTCAGAAAGGAAAAGCTTTCGGATTGCCTGCAATTTTTCCGCACCAGCCGGGTGGAAATCGAGCTGTGCGATGAAATCCATTGGACTTTGGACGGAGAATATGGCGGTTCGCCTGAGCATGTGGTGATTCAAAATATGCGGGAGGCTGTGGAGATCATGGTTCCCGATGACAGCACGGAGGTTTTTGGAGGGCTGAAACCTGCCAATGACTGA
- the sfsA gene encoding DNA/RNA nuclease SfsA, with the protein MEYKKIKKGSFWERPNRFIALVEIEGTVQTCHVKNTGRCRELLVPGAVVYLEGSDNPNRKTAYSIVAVEKGTRLINMDSQAPNQVWEEALLRDFSLTGLKDPLVSLRREVKYGDSRLDFLAQTDAGPVYMEVKGVTLEEDGAVFFPDAPTERGIKHLHELERVVGEGGRAFAVFVIQLEDVAYFAPNDATHPAFGKALCHAQQAGVGILAYDCRVTPGSLQIGKPVEMRL; encoded by the coding sequence ATGGAATACAAAAAAATTAAAAAAGGCAGTTTTTGGGAGCGTCCCAACCGCTTCATTGCCTTGGTGGAGATTGAGGGTACAGTCCAGACCTGCCATGTGAAGAACACCGGGCGCTGCCGGGAGCTTTTGGTACCGGGAGCGGTTGTGTATCTGGAAGGCTCCGATAACCCCAACCGAAAAACAGCTTATTCGATTGTGGCAGTTGAGAAGGGGACAAGGCTGATTAACATGGATAGCCAAGCCCCCAATCAGGTATGGGAGGAGGCTCTGCTGCGGGATTTTTCGCTTACAGGGCTAAAAGACCCATTGGTCAGCCTGCGCCGTGAGGTGAAATACGGTGATTCCCGCTTGGATTTTCTCGCACAGACCGATGCCGGCCCTGTGTATATGGAGGTAAAAGGTGTTACCTTAGAGGAGGATGGAGCGGTATTCTTTCCCGATGCGCCCACCGAGCGGGGTATTAAGCATCTGCATGAGCTGGAACGTGTGGTGGGGGAGGGTGGCAGAGCATTCGCCGTGTTTGTGATCCAGTTGGAGGATGTCGCTTATTTTGCACCCAACGATGCAACGCATCCCGCTTTCGGGAAGGCTTTGTGCCATGCGCAGCAGGCAGGGGTGGGTATACTGGCCTATGACTGCCGTGTAACCCCGGGAAGCTTGCAGATAGGCAAACCGGTGGAAATGCGCTTGTGA
- a CDS encoding trypsin-like peptidase domain-containing protein — MNNNDNNLHGSYSYEDNTNLYGQPIYPDTSANQNTPQEPYTPPNYGSSYSSQPYHYNPSWYQPSYSSYSTPKQQPPVPPTTAGTPKKRKAPRIIASALAIMLLSGAAGGGAAYWVLQNGAAPSASVAPSQVEPSVAATTYKSTGETGVTSVVKKSASSVVEITTEAAAQNPFAMQYVEQQAGSGVIYTEDGFIITNNHVIDGADSILVRTQDGTEYNATLVGTDSKTDLAVLKIEATGLHAATLANSDSLEVGQLAVAIGNPLGELGGTVTSGIISATGREISIGTETMHLLQTSAAVNPGNSGGGLFDQNGDLVGIVNAKSTGVDVEGLGFAIPSNQVKEVVDDIMQNGYVTGRPEMGISIVDVADLRTAASYNLNELGVYVASVNRENGLQVGDRIISADDTAIRLSSDVRAALSQHKPGETIRLVVARDGQEITVEVALTEQVPQSVKEKM, encoded by the coding sequence ATGAACAACAACGATAACAATCTTCATGGCTCCTATTCCTATGAAGATAACACCAACTTATACGGCCAGCCCATATATCCCGACACCTCAGCCAATCAGAACACACCGCAGGAGCCCTATACTCCGCCTAACTACGGTTCCTCCTACAGCTCCCAGCCCTATCATTACAACCCGAGCTGGTATCAACCCTCTTATTCCTCCTACAGCACCCCGAAACAGCAGCCTCCTGTTCCTCCCACAACTGCCGGCACCCCGAAAAAAAGAAAGGCGCCCCGCATTATTGCTTCTGCACTGGCCATTATGCTTCTCTCCGGAGCGGCAGGAGGCGGCGCAGCCTATTGGGTTCTTCAAAATGGTGCTGCACCAAGTGCATCGGTCGCCCCGAGCCAAGTTGAACCTTCTGTTGCAGCTACGACCTATAAGAGCACCGGAGAAACTGGTGTTACCTCCGTCGTTAAAAAATCTGCCAGCTCCGTGGTGGAAATCACAACCGAGGCCGCCGCACAAAATCCCTTCGCTATGCAGTATGTGGAGCAGCAGGCGGGCAGCGGTGTAATCTACACCGAAGATGGTTTTATCATCACCAACAACCATGTAATTGATGGGGCCGATTCCATTCTGGTTCGCACACAGGATGGCACGGAATACAACGCCACGTTAGTGGGAACGGATTCCAAAACCGATTTGGCTGTCCTCAAAATTGAGGCCACCGGTCTGCATGCCGCCACCTTGGCGAACTCCGATTCCTTGGAGGTAGGTCAGCTGGCAGTAGCCATCGGCAACCCACTGGGCGAGCTGGGCGGAACGGTTACCAGCGGTATTATCAGCGCAACCGGCCGTGAAATCAGCATCGGAACCGAAACCATGCACCTGCTGCAAACCTCGGCGGCTGTGAACCCCGGTAACTCGGGCGGCGGCTTATTCGATCAAAACGGCGATCTGGTGGGTATTGTAAACGCTAAATCCACCGGTGTGGATGTAGAAGGCCTTGGATTTGCCATCCCCTCCAATCAGGTTAAAGAGGTTGTGGATGACATTATGCAGAACGGTTATGTAACCGGCCGCCCGGAAATGGGCATCAGCATTGTTGATGTGGCCGATCTGCGCACCGCTGCCTCCTATAACCTCAATGAACTGGGTGTATATGTTGCCTCTGTAAACCGTGAAAACGGATTACAGGTGGGTGACCGCATTATCAGCGCAGATGACACTGCTATCCGCCTGAGCAGCGATGTCCGAGCTGCCTTGAGCCAGCACAAGCCGGGCGAAACCATTCGTCTGGTGGTTGCCAGAGATGGCCAGGAAATAACGGTAGAAGTTGCCCTTACCGAACAGGTTCCGCAGTCTGTCAAGGAAAAAATGTAA
- a CDS encoding response regulator transcription factor: MFKILVADDEEKIRQLVKKYALFEGHQVTEAANGMEAVTLCRQSEFDVVVMDVMMPELDGFSAVEEIRKTSNVPVIMLSARGEEYDKIHGFQSGVDDYVVKPFSPKELMLRIQAVLKRTRACGESNSAHEIYQRDGLMVDFTARLVQVDEKHADLSPKEYDLLFYMVRNRGIALDREKLLTEVWGYDFYGDDRTLDTHIKMLRKALGPYSGFITTLRGIGYRFDG; encoded by the coding sequence ATGTTTAAAATACTGGTGGCCGATGATGAAGAAAAAATCCGGCAGCTGGTCAAAAAATACGCTCTGTTCGAGGGCCACCAGGTCACCGAGGCTGCCAACGGAATGGAAGCGGTCACCCTTTGCCGCCAGTCGGAGTTTGATGTGGTTGTAATGGATGTAATGATGCCGGAGCTGGATGGTTTTTCCGCTGTGGAGGAAATACGCAAAACCAGCAATGTTCCGGTCATCATGCTTTCCGCCCGGGGTGAAGAATACGATAAAATTCACGGCTTCCAGTCGGGGGTGGACGATTATGTGGTCAAGCCCTTTTCGCCCAAAGAACTGATGCTCCGCATTCAGGCAGTGCTCAAAAGAACCCGTGCCTGCGGCGAAAGCAACTCTGCCCACGAAATTTACCAGCGAGATGGCCTTATGGTGGATTTTACAGCCCGTCTGGTGCAGGTGGATGAAAAACATGCCGATCTTTCCCCCAAGGAATACGACCTGCTTTTTTATATGGTGCGCAATCGGGGCATCGCCCTTGACCGTGAAAAGCTGCTCACCGAGGTTTGGGGCTACGATTTTTACGGCGACGACCGGACACTGGATACACACATCAAAATGCTTCGCAAGGCGCTTGGGCCTTACAGCGGCTTTATCACCACCCTTCGCGGCATTGGATACCGGTTTGACGGCTGA
- a CDS encoding HAMP domain-containing sensor histidine kinase: MKPKQISIKWKIYLYLVGFCFLLLMMLWLFQTVLLDSFYKTIKAAQVKNVAQTISGYITESNWDGLLAMLTDHDDLYVEVLSPSLETMLVAGSNVSSNIKSQYRPKEKAVLFSQASQTGDAIVKRFPPAGSSESESILYVKLLPTAQENRLLMVSANISPVDATVQTLQIQLTCISVIMIALAAALALLISNRVSRPIERLGRSARELAAGNYQVAFDGRGYQEIADLADILDQAARELAKTDSLRRELIANVSHDLRTPLTLITGYSEMIQELPGENVPENMQVIIDESKRLTSLVNDLLDLSRLQSGNQPLNPTRFNLTDEIEGILGRFTHFCQQDGYQIDFVHSGSCWVAADCDRIGQVIYNFMTNAITHTGPDKRITLTQLLENGRVKVSVTDTGEGIPEESLPYVWERYYKVDSVHKRMATGTGLGLSIVKAILSQHPDVEYGVVSSPGQGSTFWFSLPCEDGGFI; encoded by the coding sequence TTGAAACCAAAACAGATCAGTATTAAATGGAAAATATATCTTTATCTTGTCGGCTTCTGCTTTTTGCTTTTGATGATGCTTTGGCTTTTCCAAACGGTTTTGTTGGATAGCTTTTACAAAACAATCAAAGCGGCCCAGGTCAAAAATGTAGCCCAAACGATTTCCGGCTATATTACAGAAAGCAATTGGGATGGGCTTTTGGCTATGCTCACCGATCACGATGATTTATATGTGGAGGTTCTCTCCCCTTCGCTGGAAACGATGCTGGTGGCAGGGAGCAATGTTTCTTCCAACATCAAAAGCCAATATCGCCCCAAGGAGAAGGCCGTTTTGTTTTCTCAGGCATCTCAGACCGGGGATGCCATTGTCAAGCGGTTTCCACCGGCCGGTTCTTCTGAAAGTGAAAGCATTCTGTATGTCAAGCTGCTGCCCACCGCCCAAGAAAACCGCCTTTTGATGGTCAGCGCCAATATTTCCCCTGTGGATGCCACCGTGCAAACCCTTCAGATTCAGCTGACCTGCATCAGCGTGATTATGATCGCACTGGCGGCGGCACTGGCGCTTCTGATTTCCAATCGGGTCTCCCGCCCTATCGAAAGGCTGGGCCGATCGGCCAGAGAACTGGCCGCAGGCAACTATCAGGTTGCATTTGATGGCCGGGGTTATCAGGAAATTGCCGATCTGGCGGACATTCTGGATCAGGCTGCCCGGGAGCTTGCCAAAACAGACAGCCTGCGCCGGGAGCTGATCGCCAACGTTTCCCACGATCTGCGCACCCCCCTCACCCTGATTACCGGCTATAGTGAAATGATTCAGGAGCTGCCGGGAGAAAATGTTCCAGAAAACATGCAGGTCATCATTGATGAATCCAAGCGGCTTACCTCGCTGGTCAACGACCTGCTGGATCTTTCAAGGCTCCAATCGGGCAACCAGCCACTCAACCCCACCCGCTTCAACTTGACCGATGAAATTGAAGGTATTCTGGGGCGGTTTACCCACTTTTGCCAGCAGGATGGCTATCAAATTGACTTTGTGCACAGCGGTTCCTGCTGGGTTGCAGCGGATTGCGACCGGATTGGTCAGGTTATCTATAACTTTATGACCAATGCCATCACCCATACCGGTCCGGATAAACGAATTACCCTGACCCAGCTTCTGGAAAACGGGCGTGTAAAGGTCAGTGTGACCGATACCGGCGAGGGCATCCCCGAGGAAAGCCTCCCCTATGTGTGGGAGCGGTATTACAAGGTGGATTCGGTGCACAAACGGATGGCCACCGGCACCGGGCTGGGGCTTTCGATTGTCAAGGCTATACTCAGCCAGCACCCGGATGTGGAGTATGGAGTTGTTTCCAGCCCGGGTCAAGGAAGTACCTTTTGGTTCTCTCTGCCCTGCGAGGACGGAGGCTTTATTTAA
- a CDS encoding Crp/Fnr family transcriptional regulator: MDCPSPAVSQAFEKSQLFCHCVPEQTRFFLRDFAKGSEISGAPEGDPAVGLVITGRVQVYSISADGTSVNLSTLNPGESFGISTIFTEAGLTTRLYGDKKATIAYFPRTEFLRLLEENSQMLLGYAYLCNQKISYLTQKIQFLTMPSCRRRLVVYLLKNQTPQGEVFLDISKERLAKVIGVSRASLFRELRRLSDAGLISAEGKSIQLLALASLEQIVQETHDSSQ, encoded by the coding sequence ATGGATTGCCCTTCCCCTGCCGTTTCTCAGGCTTTCGAGAAAAGTCAGCTTTTCTGTCACTGTGTCCCCGAGCAAACCCGATTTTTTCTGCGGGATTTTGCCAAGGGCAGTGAAATTTCCGGTGCGCCTGAGGGCGATCCGGCAGTGGGGCTGGTGATCACAGGGCGGGTACAGGTTTACAGCATCAGCGCCGATGGCACCAGTGTGAACCTTTCTACCTTGAATCCCGGTGAAAGTTTTGGTATCTCAACTATTTTTACCGAGGCAGGCCTAACCACAAGACTGTATGGGGATAAGAAAGCCACGATTGCCTATTTTCCTCGTACCGAATTTTTGCGGCTTCTGGAAGAAAACTCTCAAATGTTATTGGGCTACGCTTATCTTTGCAACCAGAAGATTTCTTACCTGACCCAAAAAATCCAGTTTTTAACGATGCCCTCTTGTCGCAGGCGATTGGTGGTGTATTTGCTGAAAAACCAAACACCTCAGGGAGAAGTTTTTCTGGACATCTCAAAGGAGCGGCTGGCCAAGGTGATCGGTGTCAGCCGTGCCAGCCTTTTCCGTGAACTGCGCCGCCTCAGCGATGCCGGGTTGATTTCGGCAGAGGGAAAAAGCATTCAATTGCTTGCTCTCGCTTCTCTGGAGCAGATTGTTCAGGAAACCCACGATTCTTCTCAGTAA
- a CDS encoding MqnA/MqnD/SBP family protein — MKKLLSLALVLMLAVSMLAGCTPNQSGETSESLPSAGASPTSSEAAPAEVSEEASEEAAAPTDATPPEEIRVSALKGPTAMGMVKLMQDTEDKAVTSPYTFAIGTTDEIVPKLSKGEIDIAAVPANLASVLYNNTEGKVQVLAINTLGVLYVVEKGDTVKSVADLKGKTIYATGKGATPEFALNYVLLQNGIDPTKDVTIEYKSEAAEIIPLMAQAENAIAIMPQPFVTVAGGKIPGLRVALDWTKEWDAVSAGKSSMVTGVVVVRKEFAETYPGAVAQFMTDYCASTSYTQTNVAEAAALVGKYGIVDAAVAEKALPACNITFIDGASMQEKLSGYLTVLSEQNPQSVGGKLPDEGFYYLP, encoded by the coding sequence ATGAAAAAGCTTTTATCCCTTGCTTTGGTGCTGATGCTGGCCGTTTCCATGCTGGCCGGATGCACCCCCAATCAATCAGGCGAAACAAGTGAATCTCTTCCCTCTGCTGGAGCTTCCCCTACCTCTTCCGAAGCCGCTCCCGCCGAAGTCTCAGAAGAAGCCTCCGAGGAAGCCGCTGCTCCCACCGATGCCACTCCTCCCGAGGAAATCAGAGTTTCCGCTCTGAAAGGCCCCACCGCTATGGGTATGGTCAAGCTGATGCAGGATACCGAGGATAAGGCTGTAACCAGCCCTTACACTTTTGCTATCGGCACCACCGATGAAATTGTTCCCAAGCTTTCCAAGGGTGAAATTGATATCGCCGCTGTTCCCGCCAATCTGGCTTCTGTCCTTTACAACAACACCGAGGGCAAGGTGCAGGTTCTGGCCATCAACACACTTGGTGTTCTCTATGTAGTGGAAAAAGGCGATACTGTCAAATCTGTTGCTGATCTCAAGGGCAAGACTATTTATGCCACTGGTAAAGGTGCTACCCCTGAATTTGCCCTGAACTATGTTCTGCTCCAGAATGGCATTGATCCCACCAAGGATGTCACCATTGAATACAAATCCGAAGCAGCCGAGATCATTCCCCTCATGGCACAGGCTGAAAATGCCATCGCCATTATGCCTCAGCCCTTTGTAACCGTGGCCGGGGGCAAGATTCCCGGTTTGCGTGTCGCTCTTGACTGGACCAAGGAATGGGATGCCGTTTCCGCCGGAAAGAGCAGTATGGTGACCGGTGTTGTGGTGGTTCGCAAGGAGTTTGCCGAAACCTATCCCGGTGCTGTGGCACAGTTCATGACCGATTACTGCGCCTCCACCAGTTATACTCAAACCAACGTTGCCGAAGCCGCCGCTTTAGTTGGTAAATACGGTATCGTTGATGCAGCGGTGGCTGAAAAAGCACTGCCTGCCTGCAACATTACCTTTATAGATGGTGCTTCCATGCAGGAAAAGCTGAGTGGCTACTTAACCGTTCTCTCTGAGCAAAACCCCCAGTCTGTAGGAGGAAAGCTGCCCGATGAAGGATTCTATTACCTCCCCTAA
- a CDS encoding ABC transporter permease subunit encodes MKDSITSPKPPRLWEKALAIALWLLCWYLASKAIKQEMLLASPVSVAKTLLGLMSTGSFWSSVAFSLSRVVAGFGLAFAAGILLAVGAYRSRAMAVFLRPFMGIINAAPMASYIILCLLFLSSRSLSICISFLMALPIMYSNVLTGLQSTDQKLLEMASAFGVPPLRQMVYIYFSQLMPFLVSACSLSLGVCWKSGISAEVIGLPLGSIGEQLYQAKIFVDAKTVLAWTVMVIAISFLLERTFLALLQKLASSLERM; translated from the coding sequence ATGAAGGATTCTATTACCTCCCCTAAGCCCCCTCGGCTTTGGGAAAAGGCTCTGGCAATCGCATTATGGCTGCTTTGCTGGTATCTGGCCAGCAAAGCGATTAAACAGGAGATGCTTCTGGCATCTCCTGTTTCGGTTGCCAAAACGCTGCTGGGCTTAATGTCCACCGGCAGTTTCTGGAGCAGTGTTGCCTTTTCCCTTTCCCGGGTAGTTGCCGGCTTTGGTCTGGCTTTTGCCGCAGGTATCCTACTGGCTGTGGGTGCCTACCGCAGCCGGGCCATGGCAGTTTTTCTGCGGCCCTTTATGGGAATCATCAATGCGGCACCCATGGCCTCCTATATTATTTTATGCCTGTTGTTTCTTTCTTCCCGGAGCCTTTCAATTTGCATTTCCTTTTTGATGGCTCTGCCCATTATGTATTCCAATGTGCTCACTGGCCTGCAAAGCACCGATCAAAAGCTGCTGGAAATGGCCTCAGCCTTTGGCGTACCGCCCCTGCGGCAGATGGTGTACATTTATTTTTCCCAGCTGATGCCTTTTTTGGTATCTGCCTGTAGTCTTTCGCTGGGTGTCTGTTGGAAATCCGGGATATCCGCTGAGGTAATCGGGCTGCCACTTGGTTCCATTGGCGAGCAGCTTTATCAAGCCAAGATTTTTGTGGATGCCAAAACAGTATTGGCTTGGACTGTTATGGTTATCGCTATTAGCTTTCTACTGGAACGCACATTTTTGGCTCTGCTTCAAAAGCTGGCCAGTTCCTTGGAAAGGATGTGA
- a CDS encoding ATP-binding cassette domain-containing protein — MAIELCGISKAYESTQVLQNVSLRFETGKSYCIMGPSGYGKTTLLHVLMGLVKADAGEITGLEGYRLAPVFQENRLCENLSAGANLRMVRPGKATAPELDAALESLGLPGALHQPVREMSGGMKRRVAIARALVSGGNLLVMDEPFKGLDHETKELVMSHVREQAMGKTMIWVTHDEREAAFMGSEMIHFPL, encoded by the coding sequence GTGGCAATTGAGCTTTGCGGCATTTCAAAGGCTTACGAAAGCACTCAGGTTCTCCAAAATGTTTCCTTGCGCTTTGAAACAGGGAAAAGCTACTGCATCATGGGGCCTTCCGGCTACGGCAAAACCACGCTTCTGCACGTTTTAATGGGGCTGGTCAAAGCGGATGCGGGAGAAATCACCGGCCTTGAAGGGTATCGGCTTGCGCCTGTATTTCAAGAAAATCGCCTGTGCGAAAATCTAAGTGCCGGGGCCAATCTGCGGATGGTTCGCCCGGGCAAAGCCACCGCTCCCGAACTGGATGCAGCCCTTGAAAGTCTCGGCCTTCCCGGCGCTCTCCACCAGCCTGTGCGGGAGATGAGCGGCGGTATGAAGCGGCGGGTTGCAATCGCCAGAGCGCTGGTCAGCGGCGGCAATCTGCTGGTTATGGATGAGCCCTTTAAAGGGCTGGATCATGAAACCAAAGAGCTGGTGATGTCCCATGTTCGGGAGCAGGCAATGGGCAAAACCATGATTTGGGTCACCCACGATGAACGTGAGGCTGCCTTTATGGGCAGTGAAATGATTCATTTTCCTCTTTAA
- a CDS encoding class II fructose-bisphosphate aldolase, producing MAFERVSTILKMADKANTSVIAFNCTDYNMAYSVVTVAEELKTPVLVMLYPGHSIENNVASLSTFAQMVRKLADDVKVPIGLHLDHCSDYGYLMHAIKSGFTSIMYDGSMLPVEENIKNTQKVVETAHLFSVDVEAELGHVGVAATASDQSNEDLYTKPEVTADFYERTNVDSIAVAVGSAHGVYKVTPKLDLARLEEINNATDVPLVMHGGSGIPEDQLEIAFRKGINKFNVGTEFFQLYTDSIKEYINSPGADVFGLPKYTQEKLMEYLRVKMLLSKFTY from the coding sequence ATGGCTTTTGAAAGAGTGAGCACAATCCTTAAAATGGCTGATAAGGCGAATACCTCTGTCATTGCATTCAACTGCACGGATTACAACATGGCCTATAGCGTTGTCACCGTGGCGGAGGAGCTGAAAACCCCGGTTTTGGTTATGCTCTATCCCGGTCACAGTATTGAAAACAATGTTGCCTCCCTTTCTACCTTTGCGCAAATGGTCAGAAAGCTGGCGGATGATGTGAAGGTTCCCATCGGCCTGCATCTGGATCATTGCAGCGATTACGGATATCTGATGCATGCCATTAAAAGCGGCTTTACCTCCATTATGTATGACGGCTCGATGCTCCCTGTGGAAGAAAACATCAAAAACACCCAGAAGGTTGTGGAAACGGCCCATCTCTTTAGCGTGGATGTGGAGGCCGAGTTGGGACATGTTGGTGTTGCCGCTACCGCTTCCGATCAAAGCAACGAGGATCTTTACACCAAGCCCGAGGTTACCGCTGATTTCTATGAGCGCACCAATGTAGATTCCATCGCTGTTGCAGTGGGCAGTGCTCACGGTGTTTATAAAGTAACCCCCAAGCTGGATCTTGCGCGTTTGGAAGAGATCAACAACGCCACCGACGTTCCGCTGGTTATGCACGGCGGCAGCGGAATCCCGGAAGATCAGCTGGAAATCGCTTTCCGCAAGGGTATCAATAAGTTCAATGTGGGAACGGAGTTCTTCCAGCTTTACACCGATTCCATTAAGGAATACATAAACAGCCCGGGCGCCGATGTGTTTGGTCTGCCCAAATACACCCAAGAAAAACTGATGGAATATCTCCGGGTTAAAATGCTGCTCTCCAAATTCACTTATTAA